A single window of Micrococcaceae bacterium Sec5.1 DNA harbors:
- a CDS encoding ABC transporter permease, whose translation MIKFIAKRLGSGLVVLFVVSALTFILLYTSSGSIAQNILGDQATPEQVAMKEQELGLDQPLATRYFAWLGDALSGNLGTSWFTSEPVANSLATRIPVTMTMVFSAMILIAICAALIGVAAAVKRGWVDRAVQVGAIIGDSIPGYVIGVFLVTILAIQLGLFPATSTISPEVGPEAWVYSMTLPVIALLINGVTGGAQQIRSAVIKQLERDYVRTLRSRGIGEREILFKHVLRSAAPAGLTVLSLQLIGMLGGVVIIEQIFALPGMGPLAVTATGQSDLPVVMGVVMYTVVVVIVVNLLVDILNGWLNPKVRVS comes from the coding sequence ATGATCAAGTTCATTGCGAAAAGGCTGGGCAGCGGACTGGTGGTGTTGTTCGTAGTCTCGGCTCTCACCTTCATCCTGCTGTACACCTCCAGCGGAAGCATCGCCCAAAATATCCTGGGTGACCAAGCCACACCTGAACAGGTGGCCATGAAGGAACAGGAGCTCGGTCTCGACCAGCCACTTGCAACGCGCTATTTCGCCTGGTTGGGCGATGCCTTGAGCGGAAACCTTGGAACCTCGTGGTTCACGTCGGAGCCGGTGGCCAACTCCTTGGCCACTCGGATCCCGGTGACCATGACCATGGTTTTCTCCGCAATGATCCTGATCGCCATCTGCGCAGCTCTGATCGGTGTTGCTGCAGCCGTCAAGCGCGGCTGGGTGGACAGGGCAGTCCAGGTGGGCGCCATCATCGGCGACTCCATCCCCGGATACGTGATCGGCGTGTTCCTTGTGACTATCCTTGCCATCCAGCTGGGCCTCTTCCCGGCCACCAGCACTATCTCGCCCGAGGTGGGACCTGAGGCCTGGGTGTACTCCATGACACTTCCGGTCATCGCCCTGCTCATCAACGGTGTGACCGGCGGGGCACAGCAAATCCGCAGTGCCGTGATCAAGCAGCTCGAGCGTGACTACGTCCGCACATTGCGCAGCCGGGGCATTGGAGAGCGTGAAATCCTCTTCAAGCATGTGCTCCGCAGCGCCGCTCCGGCAGGCCTCACAGTATTGAGCCTGCAACTGATCGGCATGCTGGGAGGCGTGGTGATCATCGAGCAGATCTTCGCCCTCCCCGGAATGGGTCCCCTCGCAGTTACTGCAACAGGCCAGTCCGATCTTCCCGTAGTCATGGGAGTGGTGATGTACACCGTAGTGGTGGTCATCGTGGTGAACCTCCTGGTGGACATTCTCAATGGCTGGCTCAACCCGAAAGTACGTGTGTCATGA
- a CDS encoding ABC transporter substrate-binding protein codes for MKLGPKAAAAALVLSASLALTACGGGGAGAGSNAGGGKTVTALTLGTLRDITSWDPAQAHVGHALQPYQAAYDSLILREPDGKLSPMLATAWKYNTTNTKLTVDLRKDVTFSDGAKFDATAAKANLDHFKKANGPQMAQLGSVSDIAVVDEDTIDINLSAPEPALEYFLSQAAGLMGSPAALGTDAIKTVPVGSGPYVMDKAASVKDSQTVFTAREGYWNKDLQKYKKLTLKILTDPTARTNALVSGQIDATLLDPKNGKQAEGAKMKLETNQVDWSGLLLLDRDGTKNPALANVKVRQAINYAFDRKTILDQVMLGQGTPTSQPFGKESGAWTEELENYYSYDPAKAKQLLKDSGFEGKVTLDVPTLPGAETLISVMQQQLADVGITLKPGAAITNTFTADVAAQKYQALFFNLFQGEPTVAIDQIVSTKALYNPFKNTTPELEAKIQAVRTGGDEAGKLAQEVNKYVVEQAWFAPLFRVNQMYYHNDKVNVTPQVQQAVPSIYNYSPAK; via the coding sequence ATGAAGTTAGGTCCAAAGGCGGCAGCAGCCGCCCTCGTACTCAGCGCCTCCCTAGCGCTCACCGCATGTGGCGGCGGAGGCGCCGGAGCCGGTTCAAACGCTGGTGGCGGAAAGACTGTCACAGCCTTGACGCTGGGCACGCTCCGTGACATTACTTCGTGGGATCCTGCCCAGGCTCACGTCGGCCACGCACTGCAGCCCTATCAAGCAGCCTATGACTCCCTGATCCTGCGCGAACCGGATGGCAAGCTCAGCCCCATGCTGGCCACGGCGTGGAAGTACAACACCACCAACACCAAGCTCACCGTGGACCTCCGGAAGGACGTCACGTTCAGCGACGGCGCCAAGTTCGACGCCACAGCAGCCAAGGCCAACCTTGACCACTTCAAGAAGGCCAACGGCCCGCAGATGGCCCAGCTCGGATCCGTATCGGACATCGCCGTGGTGGACGAGGACACCATCGACATCAACCTCAGCGCTCCAGAGCCGGCCTTGGAGTACTTCCTGAGCCAGGCCGCCGGCCTGATGGGCAGCCCCGCAGCGCTCGGCACTGATGCGATCAAGACCGTACCGGTTGGTTCGGGACCCTACGTGATGGACAAAGCGGCATCGGTGAAAGACTCCCAGACGGTCTTCACTGCCCGCGAGGGATACTGGAACAAGGACCTGCAGAAGTACAAGAAGCTCACCCTGAAGATCCTCACAGATCCAACGGCCCGCACCAATGCCCTGGTTTCCGGCCAGATTGATGCCACGCTCCTGGATCCCAAGAACGGCAAGCAGGCAGAGGGTGCCAAGATGAAGCTGGAAACCAACCAGGTTGACTGGTCCGGTTTGCTCCTTCTGGACCGGGACGGCACTAAGAACCCCGCACTTGCCAACGTCAAGGTCCGTCAGGCCATCAACTATGCGTTCGACCGCAAGACCATTCTGGACCAGGTCATGCTGGGCCAGGGAACGCCCACTTCGCAGCCGTTCGGCAAGGAAAGTGGCGCCTGGACGGAGGAGCTGGAGAACTACTACAGCTACGATCCCGCCAAGGCCAAGCAACTGTTGAAGGACTCCGGTTTCGAGGGCAAGGTAACCCTTGACGTTCCCACCCTGCCTGGAGCTGAAACCCTTATCTCAGTCATGCAGCAACAACTCGCAGACGTTGGGATCACCCTGAAACCGGGCGCCGCCATCACCAACACGTTCACCGCGGACGTCGCGGCACAGAAGTACCAGGCGCTCTTCTTCAACCTCTTCCAGGGTGAGCCCACAGTTGCGATCGACCAGATCGTCTCCACCAAGGCGTTGTACAACCCCTTCAAGAACACCACACCCGAGCTTGAGGCGAAGATCCAGGCTGTGCGCACCGGTGGCGACGAGGCCGGCAAGCTGGCCCAGGAAGTCAACAAGTATGTTGTGGAACAGGCATGGTTCGCCCCGCTCTTCCGCGTGAACCAGATGTACTACCACAACGACAAAGTGAACGTCACCCCGCAAGTACAGCAGGCCGTTCCGTCCATCTATAACTACTCGCCCGCCAAGTAG
- a CDS encoding Gfo/Idh/MocA family oxidoreductase: MPTAAVIGCGDISTIHFSALSTLDDVQLVAVCDTDPERLQAAAAAHSVPGYTDYLDMLEKARPDVVHICTPHHLHASLAADCLERGVNVIVEKPLAHTLEEGKRLIEAAERSKAKIAVCFQNRYNVTSQAMRKMLDGGGLGRVIGASATVMWHRNGDYYRDRPWRGTWLEGGGGLMMNQAIHTVDLLQWLVGDVAKVEGRASTRSLGGVIEVEDTAEFVAEHVNGARSVFYATLANAVNAPVALDIVTEKATLSLRGDLTVTYDDGTVDVIPERVAETGGRSYWGVSHELLIKDFYAGLENDGPFWISPAEAGKSLRIVKDIYAQSYPDQLERVS; the protein is encoded by the coding sequence ATGCCTACAGCGGCAGTCATCGGTTGCGGTGACATCTCAACGATCCACTTTTCGGCGCTCTCAACCTTGGACGACGTCCAACTGGTGGCGGTATGCGACACCGATCCGGAGCGGTTGCAAGCGGCGGCAGCCGCCCACAGCGTGCCGGGGTACACGGACTACCTGGACATGCTGGAGAAGGCGCGTCCCGACGTCGTACATATTTGTACCCCACACCACCTCCATGCGTCACTGGCAGCCGACTGCCTGGAGCGCGGCGTCAATGTAATCGTCGAGAAGCCCCTCGCGCACACGCTTGAAGAGGGAAAGCGGCTCATTGAAGCGGCTGAACGGAGCAAGGCGAAGATCGCCGTCTGCTTCCAGAACCGCTACAACGTGACATCGCAGGCAATGCGGAAAATGCTCGACGGCGGTGGGCTGGGTCGGGTAATCGGCGCATCGGCCACTGTTATGTGGCATAGGAACGGCGACTACTACCGTGATCGGCCTTGGCGCGGCACCTGGCTGGAGGGCGGGGGTGGCTTGATGATGAACCAGGCAATCCATACCGTCGATTTGCTCCAGTGGTTGGTGGGCGATGTTGCCAAGGTGGAAGGCCGGGCGTCGACCCGATCTCTGGGCGGCGTGATTGAGGTGGAAGACACGGCGGAGTTTGTTGCCGAGCACGTGAACGGTGCCCGCAGCGTCTTCTATGCAACTTTGGCTAATGCGGTCAATGCGCCCGTAGCGCTGGACATCGTGACCGAAAAGGCGACGCTCAGCCTGCGCGGGGACCTCACTGTGACTTACGACGACGGCACCGTGGATGTCATCCCGGAGCGGGTGGCGGAAACGGGCGGCAGGTCCTATTGGGGCGTCTCGCATGAGCTCCTGATCAAGGACTTTTACGCCGGACTCGAGAACGACGGACCTTTCTGGATAAGTCCTGCAGAGGCAGGAAAGTCGCTCCGGATCGTCAAGGACATCTATGCACAGAGCTATCCGGACCAGTTGGAGCGGGTGAGCTGA